The genomic interval TCAAAAAGGGGAGGCAGTCAGGTTGATAAGATGCCGAGGCGGCCGAGCGCGGCTGCCTCGCGGCCGGCGGCCTTCGCGGCGTCGCGCACCAGCCGCTCCAGCACCGTGAGATAATCGAGGAAGCGGCGCCGGCCGGCCTTGGTGAGGCGGCAAGTGGTGTGCGGGCGATTGCCCTCGTATCCCTTGGTGACGTCGACGAGGCCGGCCTCCTGGAGCACCGCGAGATGCCGGCTGAGATTGCCGTCGGTCAATCCGCAGAGCTGCTTGAGATCGGCGAACGCAAGTCCCTTGGGATGCGCCATCAGCGAGGTCAAGAGCCCGAGCCTCGCCTTCTCATGGAT from Bradyrhizobium arachidis carries:
- a CDS encoding transcriptional regulator; the protein is MSKIESAPFSYEGLDRVIHEKARLGLLTSLMAHPKGLAFADLKQLCGLTDGNLSRHLAVLQEAGLVDVTKGYEGNRPHTTCRLTKAGRRRFLDYLTVLERLVRDAAKAAGREAAALGRLGILST